The following are from one region of the Populus trichocarpa isolate Nisqually-1 chromosome 8, P.trichocarpa_v4.1, whole genome shotgun sequence genome:
- the LOC7480951 gene encoding cytochrome P450 71B36: MAPYVVPLWLPLILLLALLLLFMKKMEVKTQSEQLLPPSPPKLPILGNLHQLGSLPHQSLWQLSKKYGPVMLIRLGRIPTVVISSAEAAREVLKVHDVAFCSRPLLAGTGRLTYNYLDIAFSPYSDHWRNMRKILTLELFSLKRVQSFRFIREEEVSLLVNFISESSALAAPVDLTQKLYALVANITFRMAYGFNYRGTSFDRDKFHEVVHDTVAVVGSISADESIPYLGWIVDRLTGHRARTERVFHEVDTFFQHLIDNHLKPGRIKEHDDMVDVLLRIEKEQTELGASQFTKDNIKAILLNLFLGGVDTSSLTVNWAMAELVRNPRVMKKVQDEVRKCVGNKGRVTESDIDQLEYLRMVIKETLRLHPPAPLLIPRETMSHCKVSGHNIYPKMLVQINVWAIGRDPTYWKDPEEFFPERFLDSSIDYKGQSFEYLPFGSGRRICPGMHMGFITMEIILANLLYCFDWVYPDGMKKEDINMEEKAGVSLTTSKKTPLILVPVNYLQ; the protein is encoded by the exons ATGGCTCCGTATGTTGTACCTTTATGGCTTCCTCTTATCTTACTTCTGGCACTACTGCTTCTATTTATGAAAAAGATGGAAGTTAAGACACAAAGCGAGCAGCTTCTTCCTCCAAGCCCTCCTAAGCTTCCAATTTTAGGCAACTTGCACCAACTTGGATCACTGCCTCACCAATCTCTGTGGCAACTCTCCAAGAAATATGGCCCTGTCATGCTAATTCGACTTGGTCGAATACCAACTGTCGTAATCTCCTCTGCTGAGGCAGCAAGAGAGGTCTTAAAAGTTCATGATGTTGCCTTTTGCAGTAGACCTCTTTTAGCTGGGACTGGGAGACTCACTTACAATTATCTAGACATAGCATTTTCACCTTATAGTGATCACTGGAGAAACATGAGAAAAATTCTTACTTTGGAGCTATTCAGCTTGAAAAGGGTGCAGTCTTTCCGGTTCATCAGGGAAGAAGAAGTTAGCTTGCTGGTCAATTTTATCTCTGAGTCATCAGCTTTAGCAGCACCTGTTGATCTTACTCAGAAATTATATGCTCTCGTTGCGAATATAACATTCAGGATGGCTTATGGATTCAATTATCGAGGGACTAGCTTTGATCGAGATAAATTTCATGAAGTGGTTCATGACACCGTGGCTGTGGTGGGAAGCATCTCAGCAGATGAATCCATCCCGTATTTAGGGTGGATTGTGGATCGGCTTACTGGTCATCGTGCAAGGACTGAGAGAGTTTTCCATGAAGTAGATACTTTCTTTCAGCATTTAATTGATAATCATCTTAAACCTGGAAGGATAAAGGAGCACGATGACATGGTAGATGTTCTGCTGAGAATAGAGAAGGAGCAGACTGAACTTGGTGCATCTCAGTTCACAAAGGATAATATCAAGGCAATCCTCCTG AATTTATTTCTGGGAGGAGTAGACACTAGTTCACTGACAGTGAATTGGGCAATGGCAGAACTTGTTAGGAATCCAAGAGTGATGAAGAAAGTGCAGGATGAAGTTAGGAAATGTGTTGGAAATAAGGGAAGAGTTACTGAAAGCGACATCGATCAACTTGAGTATCTCCGGATGGTAATAAAAGAAACTCTGAGACTGCACCCTCCTGCCCCACTACTTATCCCAAGAGAAACCATGTCTCACTGTAAAGTCAGTGGTCATAATATCTATCCGAAGATGCTGGTCCAAATTAATGTCTGGGCAATTGGACGTGACCCCACGTACTGGAAGGATCCTGAAGAGTTTTTCCCTGAAAGATTCCTTGATAGCTCCATTGACTATAAAGGACAAAGTTTTGAGTACTTGCCATTTGGATCTGGTCGAAGAATTTGTCCTGGGATGCATATGGGATTTATAACAATGGAGATTATACTTGCAAATctcttgtattgttttgattGGGTTTATCCCGATGGGATGAAGAAGGAAGATATCAACATGGAAGAGAAAGCTGGTGTTAGTCTTACTACCTCTAAGAAGACACCTCTCATTCTTGTACCAGTCAACTACCTTCAGTGA